One stretch of Comamonas testosteroni DNA includes these proteins:
- the msrB gene encoding peptide-methionine (R)-S-oxide reductase MsrB, with protein sequence MTTRRHMLLGAAASAAALATGIFQRHATAATETFEISYTDAQWRARLSPQQYAVLRQEATEPPGSSPLNKEHRPGTFSCAGCSLPLFASSTKFDSGTGWPSFWKPLDNAVATRKDRSYGMVRVEAHCRRCGGHLGHVFEDGPAPTGLRYCMNGLALAFTPKPA encoded by the coding sequence ATGACCACCCGACGCCATATGCTGCTGGGCGCAGCAGCCTCCGCCGCCGCGCTTGCCACCGGAATCTTCCAGCGCCATGCGACTGCAGCGACAGAGACCTTCGAAATCAGCTACACCGATGCCCAGTGGCGTGCCCGGCTCAGTCCTCAGCAATATGCGGTGCTGCGCCAGGAGGCGACGGAGCCGCCCGGCAGCAGCCCGCTCAACAAGGAGCATCGTCCTGGAACATTTTCCTGCGCCGGCTGTTCCTTGCCCTTGTTTGCCTCCTCCACCAAGTTCGACAGTGGCACCGGCTGGCCCAGTTTCTGGAAGCCGCTGGACAACGCCGTCGCCACCCGAAAGGACCGAAGCTACGGCATGGTGCGTGTCGAAGCGCACTGCCGGCGCTGTGGCGGTCACCTTGGCCATGTATTCGAAGACGGACCAGCTCCTACTGGTCTGCGCTACTGCATGAATGGCCTTGCCTTGGCTTTCACGCCCAAACCCGCCTGA
- a CDS encoding response regulator transcription factor, which produces MTIARRILLVEDDAHIADLLSLHLRDEGLEVVHCARGDDGLAHLERGGWDALVLDLMLPGVDGLEICRRARAMTRYTPIIIISARSSEVHRILGLEIGADDYLAKPFSVLELVARVKALLRRVDALAQSARLESGSLSVNGLVMDPVARDACLNGRRLDLTPREFDLLYFFARQSGKVFSRMDLLNAVWGYQHEGYEHTVNTHINRLRAKVEVNPAQPTRILTVWGRGYKFAETGEGE; this is translated from the coding sequence ATGACTATCGCCCGTCGCATTCTGCTGGTCGAGGACGACGCCCACATCGCCGATCTGCTTTCGCTCCACCTTCGGGACGAGGGGCTGGAGGTGGTGCATTGCGCCCGTGGCGATGACGGCCTCGCGCATCTGGAGCGCGGTGGCTGGGATGCGCTGGTGCTGGATCTGATGTTGCCTGGCGTGGACGGCTTGGAGATATGCAGGCGTGCGCGTGCCATGACACGCTACACGCCGATCATCATCATCAGCGCCCGCTCCAGTGAGGTACATCGCATTCTGGGGCTGGAGATCGGCGCGGACGACTATCTGGCCAAGCCGTTTTCCGTTCTGGAACTCGTGGCGCGGGTGAAGGCTCTGCTGCGCCGGGTCGATGCCCTGGCTCAGAGTGCGCGCCTGGAGTCGGGCAGCCTGTCGGTCAATGGGCTGGTCATGGATCCGGTGGCAAGAGATGCATGTCTTAACGGACGCCGTCTCGATCTCACGCCCCGTGAGTTCGATCTTCTGTATTTCTTTGCTCGCCAGTCCGGCAAGGTGTTTTCGCGTATGGACCTGCTCAATGCGGTCTGGGGCTATCAGCACGAGGGTTACGAGCACACCGTCAACACCCATATCAACCGGCTTCGTGCCAAGGTGGAGGTCAATCCAGCACAGCCGACGCGGATCCTCACGGTCTGGGGGCGCGGCTACAAGTTCGCTGAAACTGGAGAGGGCGAATGA
- the msrA gene encoding peptide-methionine (S)-S-oxide reductase MsrA, translating into MNTRIISLAASNRRSLLQTLAGSIVLLGGGLFWQPTAFSAEEAVRLPAPSLDSPATGPSSQRAIFAGGCFWGVQGVFQHVKGVQRAVSGYSGGAASTASYELVSRGNTGHAESVEVTFDPTQVSYGTLLQIFFSVVHDPTQLNRQGPDTGTQYRSAIFATSPAQLKTAQAYIAQLDATHLYPKPIVTRLEDKASFYPAELYHQDFMTENPRHPYIVFNDLPKVNNLKRFFPDRYRSEPVLTKKAHP; encoded by the coding sequence ATGAACACACGCATCATCTCACTGGCCGCGTCGAATCGGCGTAGCCTGCTCCAGACACTGGCCGGCAGCATCGTTTTGCTGGGCGGCGGACTGTTCTGGCAACCGACGGCCTTCTCGGCCGAAGAAGCGGTTCGCCTTCCTGCCCCTTCCCTGGACTCCCCGGCTACCGGACCGTCCTCGCAACGCGCGATCTTTGCTGGCGGTTGCTTCTGGGGAGTACAGGGCGTGTTCCAGCACGTAAAGGGCGTGCAGCGCGCGGTCTCCGGCTATAGCGGAGGTGCTGCATCCACCGCCTCCTACGAGCTGGTCAGCCGCGGCAACACCGGCCATGCAGAATCGGTCGAGGTCACCTTCGATCCGACCCAGGTGAGCTATGGAACTCTGTTGCAGATATTTTTCTCTGTCGTCCACGATCCCACCCAGCTCAACCGACAGGGTCCGGACACGGGAACGCAGTATCGCTCGGCAATTTTCGCAACCAGCCCGGCCCAGCTCAAGACAGCGCAGGCCTATATCGCTCAGCTTGACGCAACACACCTGTACCCCAAGCCCATAGTCACCCGCCTCGAGGACAAGGCCAGCTTCTATCCGGCCGAGCTCTACCACCAGGATTTCATGACCGAAAACCCGCGTCACCCCTATATCGTCTTCAATGATTTGCCCAAGGTAAACAACCTCAAGCGCTTCTTCCCAGACCGCTACCGGAGCGAGCCGGTGCTGACCAAGAAAGCGCACCCGTAG
- a CDS encoding cytochrome c biogenesis protein DipZ, giving the protein MLLIVLAYLGGVLTIVSPCILPVLPFVFSRANQPFVRNGLPLLAGMALTFAIVASLAAIGGGWVVAANQYGRWLALALVAVFGLTLLLPHLSERLTRPLVAVGARLSESAQIGGAPQIGSSVMLGIATGLLWAPCAGPILGLILTGAALQGANTTSTLLLLAYAAGAATSMAAALLLGGRVFAALKRSLGAGEWVRRGLGAAMLAGVAAIALGVDTGVLARLSTASTGGLEQKLVERLNQPHGEDPRTMRGNPGTMMQGPSLAPAEGAAMMSAGAAMRMSGPSSAAPALPDEGIAPSLGGATQWLNSKPLSGQDLRGKVVLVDFWTYSCINCLRTLPYVKAWAEKYRDQGLIVIGVHAPEFAFERDIGNVSKAMKDLGINYPVAVDNQYAIWRAFKNQYWPAHYFIDATGRIRHHHFGEGGYAESERVIQQLLQEAGSSQSAMGLTEVDAGGVQLAANMDEVASPETYLGYERAENFLSTPKAVPDRAATYLEPERPRLNTWGLAGQWMVGAESALLTGPSGRIVYRFKARDLHLVLSPGPDGKPVRFKVRIDGKPPGTAHGVDVSADGSGTVTGQRLYQLVRQSGVITEHTFSIEFLDSGVSAYAFTFG; this is encoded by the coding sequence ATGCTGCTGATCGTCCTTGCCTATCTGGGTGGTGTGCTGACCATCGTCAGCCCCTGCATCCTGCCCGTGCTGCCTTTTGTGTTCTCTCGCGCGAACCAGCCCTTTGTGCGCAACGGCCTGCCATTGCTGGCTGGCATGGCATTGACCTTTGCGATCGTTGCCTCTCTCGCCGCCATAGGCGGCGGCTGGGTGGTGGCTGCCAATCAGTATGGCCGCTGGCTGGCACTGGCTCTGGTGGCGGTTTTCGGGCTGACACTGCTGCTGCCGCATCTGTCGGAACGGTTGACCCGCCCATTGGTGGCTGTCGGCGCACGCCTGTCGGAGTCGGCACAGATCGGCGGCGCACCGCAAATAGGATCCTCTGTCATGCTGGGAATCGCGACGGGGCTTCTATGGGCTCCATGCGCCGGACCCATCCTGGGACTGATACTGACCGGTGCGGCCCTGCAGGGCGCCAACACCACCTCGACCCTGCTGCTGCTGGCCTACGCAGCCGGGGCCGCGACTTCCATGGCCGCAGCTCTGCTGCTCGGCGGTCGGGTATTTGCCGCGCTCAAGCGCTCGCTGGGTGCCGGTGAATGGGTGCGGCGCGGTCTCGGGGCAGCCATGCTCGCGGGCGTGGCTGCCATCGCCCTGGGGGTCGATACCGGCGTACTGGCCCGACTGTCAACCGCCTCCACCGGTGGCCTGGAGCAGAAACTGGTCGAGCGCCTGAACCAGCCTCATGGCGAAGACCCCAGGACCATGCGTGGCAATCCGGGCACGATGATGCAGGGACCATCCCTAGCACCTGCTGAAGGGGCTGCCATGATGTCTGCAGGAGCTGCAATGCGCATGAGCGGACCATCGAGTGCAGCTCCTGCGCTGCCCGATGAAGGCATCGCACCGTCCCTTGGCGGAGCGACCCAATGGCTCAACTCCAAGCCTCTGAGCGGGCAAGACCTGCGTGGCAAGGTGGTGCTGGTGGATTTCTGGACCTACTCCTGCATCAACTGCCTGCGCACCCTTCCCTATGTGAAGGCCTGGGCCGAAAAATACCGCGACCAGGGCCTGATTGTGATTGGTGTGCACGCACCCGAGTTCGCTTTTGAGCGCGACATCGGCAACGTGAGCAAGGCCATGAAAGACCTGGGCATCAACTATCCGGTGGCCGTTGACAACCAGTATGCAATCTGGCGCGCATTCAAGAACCAGTATTGGCCTGCTCACTACTTCATCGATGCCACGGGACGCATCCGCCACCACCACTTTGGCGAAGGCGGCTACGCGGAATCGGAACGGGTGATACAGCAGCTTCTCCAAGAAGCGGGCAGCTCCCAGTCGGCCATGGGCCTGACGGAGGTAGATGCCGGGGGCGTGCAACTGGCCGCCAACATGGATGAGGTCGCATCTCCCGAGACCTATCTGGGTTATGAGCGTGCCGAGAACTTTCTCTCCACACCCAAGGCCGTTCCCGACAGGGCGGCAACCTATCTGGAACCGGAACGGCCCAGGCTGAACACCTGGGGCCTTGCCGGGCAATGGATGGTTGGAGCGGAAAGCGCCTTGCTGACCGGACCATCGGGCCGCATCGTCTACCGGTTCAAGGCGCGGGACCTGCACCTGGTGCTGAGCCCGGGCCCTGACGGAAAGCCCGTGCGCTTCAAAGTCCGCATTGACGGCAAACCACCCGGCACCGCCCACGGTGTGGACGTGTCCGCTGACGGCAGCGGCACTGTCACCGGCCAGCGGCTTTACCAGTTGGTGCGCCAGTCCGGAGTCATTACCGAGCATACCTTCAGCATCGAGTTCCTGGACAGCGGCGTTTCTGCCTATGCCTTCACTTTCGGATAG
- a CDS encoding sensor histidine kinase codes for MNLTLTQRLAIVFALLLLVCSGTSAWLQLRSNRMHELEVVQALSRDVAESIARDAQLTDANGLMPDAVRNLFNQLMMVNPSVEVYLLEPDGRIAGHAAPEGRLRRDRVDLEPVHRFIDGQMLPILGDDPRSRDGRKVFSAAPLSVNGRQVGFIYVVLLGEAHDLLAARGSADAVLKTALLSIGMVGLLCLAAGLVAFTLITRPLRRLTESVRQFDMHGVPPEMPERSPDVADHSRDEIAVLDTAYRQMVLRISEQWEALTRQDQERRELIANISHDLRTPLSSLHGYLETLLLKDASLEPAERRRYLGIALDQSRRVGALSQSLFELARLEYGFVQPELESFSLVDLVQDVFQKFELAAESRHISLQADLAPQLPAVRADLGMIERVLSNLLDNALRYTPEGGAIRIAIRAVGQELEVTISDSGPGIPPELREGLFRRPFTVGGARRDGGLGLRIVHQMLELHGVSIHLVEGDGQGTTFRFSLPRAPA; via the coding sequence ATGAACCTGACTCTGACCCAGCGGTTGGCGATCGTGTTTGCCCTGTTGCTCCTGGTCTGCAGCGGTACCTCGGCCTGGCTGCAGCTTCGCTCCAACCGCATGCATGAGCTGGAGGTGGTGCAAGCCTTGTCCCGAGACGTCGCCGAGAGTATTGCTCGCGATGCACAGCTGACCGATGCGAATGGCTTGATGCCTGACGCGGTACGAAATCTCTTCAACCAGCTGATGATGGTGAACCCGAGTGTGGAGGTCTACCTGCTGGAGCCCGACGGCCGCATTGCCGGTCATGCAGCACCCGAGGGGCGTTTGCGTCGCGACCGGGTCGATCTTGAGCCGGTTCATCGATTCATCGATGGACAGATGCTGCCCATTTTGGGGGATGATCCGCGCAGCCGCGATGGCCGCAAGGTCTTCAGTGCGGCCCCTTTGAGCGTAAACGGGCGGCAAGTCGGCTTCATCTATGTGGTGCTGCTTGGTGAGGCCCATGATCTTCTTGCAGCCAGAGGCTCGGCAGATGCGGTGTTGAAGACGGCACTGCTGTCGATTGGCATGGTCGGACTGCTCTGTCTCGCTGCGGGCCTTGTCGCCTTCACCTTGATCACGCGTCCCTTGCGGCGTCTGACCGAGTCGGTTCGGCAGTTTGACATGCATGGCGTTCCTCCCGAGATGCCTGAACGCTCCCCGGATGTGGCCGATCACAGCCGTGACGAGATTGCAGTGCTGGACACTGCCTATCGGCAGATGGTGCTGCGCATCAGCGAGCAATGGGAGGCTCTCACGCGGCAGGATCAGGAGCGCCGGGAATTGATCGCGAATATTTCCCACGATCTGCGCACACCGCTGTCGTCCTTGCATGGGTATCTGGAGACCTTGCTTCTGAAGGATGCTAGCCTGGAGCCTGCAGAGCGCAGGCGCTACCTTGGCATTGCGCTTGACCAGAGTCGAAGGGTGGGGGCCCTGTCCCAAAGCCTGTTCGAGCTGGCCAGGCTGGAATACGGCTTTGTGCAGCCGGAGCTTGAATCATTCTCTCTGGTTGATCTGGTGCAGGACGTTTTCCAGAAGTTCGAGCTTGCGGCAGAGTCGCGCCATATCTCCTTGCAGGCGGACCTTGCCCCTCAACTTCCGGCAGTTCGTGCAGATCTGGGAATGATAGAGCGCGTCCTGAGCAATCTGCTGGATAACGCCCTGCGCTATACCCCCGAAGGCGGGGCGATCAGGATAGCCATAAGAGCTGTGGGCCAAGAGCTGGAGGTGACTATCAGTGACTCCGGCCCAGGCATCCCGCCAGAGTTGCGTGAAGGCCTGTTCAGGCGTCCCTTTACCGTAGGTGGTGCCCGCCGCGACGGAGGCCTGGGCTTGAGAATCGTGCACCAGATGCTGGAGCTGCACGGAGTCTCCATCCATCTTGTCGAGGGTGACGGACAGGGCACCACGTTCCGGTTTTCATTGCCACGGGCTCCAGCTTAG